The following proteins are encoded in a genomic region of Macrobrachium nipponense isolate FS-2020 chromosome 44, ASM1510439v2, whole genome shotgun sequence:
- the LOC135204285 gene encoding tRNA endonuclease ANKZF1-like encodes MAFKEMRRLSLWDKDVIDPLIVGLRIAPGTAEYEDLGRDLTPSPVNDFCAIGLPDFNPSQPGTHAKMQCYLCKVSFTTREEQVEHYRLDWHRCNLQRSINQKAPLTEEQFMNDLNDVSSISGSEEGSDDEDTEDDKICENDETSQSLGRQARMFFLNADGLVLSLYRAVLFSKKCKMTGEEDAVLRARSAVVAQPWAIILLSGGHFAAAIFKGNEVVIHKTFHNYTVRAKQGGSQKGKDNQSGTSHPRSSGASLRRYNEMSQRQHIQELMESWKPRLALCKLIFYLAKTHNRSTLFSGKNAVLNVNDSRLRTIPFPTRRPKFSEVKRVYELLSAVYVHGNEEEFNSLIKDANAKNTRKPLVPKKNNSPVTKSERKPKSLRRNSPVQFTPSSEEESEEDSVSEITLVTSMVTMSTRELGGADNECSFDIDKMRRRAKKNETQQSPKKKSSDSKSADQGSEFHDLLYSACRTGTISDLSRLLKKPWKNLDEGISSSTEVNDITGEALPEDISEITFGPHCKTMLHVATENNQNETIWWLLENGCDPSIADRRGRLPYNVSRSKDMKNLFQKFVTVHPEKFDYLKAKIPVPLTPEEEEKQAALLAERKKAKKKAQKDRAKKKKEEEETQKREEEEKARFLELSDREKRALAAERRIQQQCKKAETPAVVHSRCFICGTNITDIPFEYSDNKFCSVRCVKEHRSKNV; translated from the exons ATGGCATTTAAGGAGATGCGTCGGCTTtccttgtgggacaaggatgtg aTTGATCCATTAATAGTTGGTTTACGGATTGCACCGGGGACTGCAGAATATGAGGATTTGGGGAGAGATTTAACACCATCTCCAGTAAATG ATTTTTGTGCTATTGGACTGCCTGATTTTAATCCATCTCAGCCTGGTACTCATGCAAAGATGCAGTGCTACCTTTGTAAAGTCTCATTCACCACTCGCGAAGAGCAAGTTGAGCATTATCGTCTTGACTGGCACCGTTGTAACCTTCAACGTTCCATAAACCAGAAAGCTCCTTTAACTGAGGAACAATTTATGAATGATTTAA ATGATGTTTCAAGTATTTCTGGATCAGAGGAAGGTTCAGATGATGAGGACACTGAAGATGATAAGATTTGTGAGAATG ATGAGACTAGTCAGAGCTTAGGAAGGCAGGCACGAATGTTCTTCCTTAATGCTGATGGACTGGTTTTGTCTCTTTACAGGGCAGTCCTCTTTAGTAAAAAA TGCAAAATGACGGGGGAGGAAGATGCTGTGCTAAGAGCTCGAAGTGCAGTGGTAGCACAGCCTTGGGCTATTATACTACTCAGTGGAGGTCATTTTGCTGCTgctatttttaaag GAAATGAAGTTGTAATTCACAAGACCTTCCATAACTACACAGTGCGGGCTAAACAAGGTGGAAGTCAAAAGGGCAAAGATAATCAGAGTGGGACGTCGCACCCAAGGTCAAGTGGAGCGTCTCTCAGACGGTACAATGAGATGTCACAACGGCAG caCATTCAAGAACTAATGGAGTCTTGGAAACCTCGCCTAGCTCTCTGTAAGCTAATATTTTATCTTGCCAAAACTCACAATAGAAGTACGCTGTTCAGTGGCAAGAATGCGGTATTGAATGTCAATGATAGTCGTTTGCGAACTATTCCATTTCCCACCAGGAGACCAAAATTTTCCGAGGTgaagagagtatatgaactgCTGTCTGCAGTTTATGTTCATG GCAATGAAGAAGAGTTTAACAGTCTGATAAAAGATGCAAATGCCAAAAACACTAGGAAGCCCCTTGTACCAAAAAAGAACAACTCTCCAGTAACCAAGTCTGAAAGGAAACCAAAATCTTTGAGAAGGAATTCACCTGTCCAGTTTACGCCTTCATCTGAAGAAGAATCCGAAGAAGACAGTGTCAGTGAGATAACTCTTGTGACTTCAATGGTTACTATGAGTACAAGAGAATTGGGCGGTGCAGACAACGAATGTTCGTTTGATATAGATAAAATGAGGAGACGGGCAAAAAAGAATGAAACTCAGCAATCTCCCAAGAAAAAGTCTTCAGATTCAAAAA GTGCTGATCAAGGGTCAGAATTTCATGATCTGCTGTACTCAGCGTGCAGAACTGGCACCATAAGTGATCTTTCTAGACTCCTTAAGAAGCCTTGGAAGAATTTAGATGAAG gcatttcaTCATCCACTGAAGTCAATGATATTACAGGAGAAGCCTTACCAGAAGACATATCCGAAATAACGTTTGGTCCTCACTGCAAAACTATGCTACATGTTGCTACTGAAAATAATCAGAATGAAACCATATG GTGGCTCTTGGAAAATGGTTGTGATCCAAGTATTGCTGACAGACGTGGGCGTTTACCCTACAACGTTTCAAGAAGTAAAGATATGAAGAACCTTTTTCAGAAATTTGTTACTGTGCATCCAGAAAAGTTTGATTACCTGAAG GCAAAGATTCCAGTCCCTCTGaccccagaagaagaagagaaacaggCAGCTTTATTAGCAGAGCGAAAAAAGGCGAAAAAGAAAGCTCAGAAGGACagagcaaagaagaagaaggaagaagaagaaactcagaaaagagaagaagaggaaaaggcgAGATTCCTTGAACTCAGTGACAGGGAGAAG AGAGCATTGGCAGCTGAGAGAAGAATACAACAGCAGTGTAAAAAAGCTGAGACGCCAGCTGTCGTGCACAGCAGATGTTTCATATGTGGTACAAACATAACAGATATACCATTTGAGTACAGTGATAACAAATTTTGTAGTGTCAGATGTGTGAAAGAACATCGTTCTAAGAATGTATAG